The sequence aCAGTAGACATCAAACCTCAAGGGTAAAAGTTTCTAAACCTTGCTTTAACTTAAACTTGGGGAGGTAACCACTTCTCGCACTCTCCTTTAAAAACTACATTTTTCACTTTTCTTTCGTAATGTCATCAAGTATGGTATTCCAAAGTTCTCAGCTTGGGGAGGTTACGTTTGCATGCATAGGGTCTTGTGCAATGTCATTATCAGCAGATTTTCGTGCACTCGTGTGTCCTACTATTTTGACATGCTTGCTTTGCTTCAGTTTCACCTAGCATGATGAAACCTTGTGACCCACTAAAATACATTGCCATGTACTTTTTAACCCAAAACCAATAAAGGAGTCCTTTGAACTCTTGCCTTTATTTAACCTAATAACTCAAGTTGGGGACTTGAGTAGCGATTGAATAATTGTAGAGGCTTTTAGCTGATGAACCCAACATCTTTGGTTGATGCGGGACACGCAATGGGATTTATCCCCGCCAAACTATCCCCTCGGGGTACTTAGCTTTTGAGTCCTATGCAATATGACACCGTGATGCTCTTGTGTAGTGtttgagttatttatgactaatgcgagttcaaAACCTTTGCACTTCCTTTTCATCTTATATTGCTaacctctacggtaccatgcattgcccacTCTCACATTGAGACTTGGCGCATACTCCATGGGTACATCCAGACCTGTGGGAGGACTTCCTCTTGTTCTCCTGCACATAAAACATCCCATATCcacaaaacatccaccatacctacctattatggaatttccatagccattccgagatatattgtcatgcaacttccaccgttacTATTGACATGACatgagaattcattgtcatattgctttggatgATCATATAGAGCTGACATGATATTTGTGGTGCAGCCATCGTTCATCATTGTTATACAGGTTACGCTCGATccttgcacatcctggtacactgcaaGAGGCATTCATGTGTAGTCATCTTTTTCAGTCTATCGAGttgcaaataaataaaagtgtgatgatcatcattagagcatgcCCTAGTCAGTGAGGAAAAGAATGGTGTAGACTTATGAGTCCTCAAAAAAGTGAGGATGAGGTCGATGAGACAgttctaaaaaaagaaaaagacaaaatgaGAGAAAAGGTAGAAGGggcatgctactatccttttaccacacttgtgcttcagagtagcatcaTAGTTCATATAGAGAGTTTTCATATACTTCTTGACTATGCTAGTGGGatctttacattatagaacttggcttgtacattctgATGACGAGCTTCCTCAAATGTTCGAGGTCATcatgagcaagcaagctggatgcacacccacttagctgCATTAGGAAAgccttcatacacttatagatctagtgcatccattgcatggcgatccctactccTTGTGTTGGCATCGATCATATGGCCTTCTCCATTGTCTAATGGACAGTTGTGTTGATGCAAGACTTCCTTTTTTTGACTTCTCAaaccccaatcattattctattttCCCGTTAAGTGTGAGGTAGTCCACCTTcttactcgaggatgagcaaggtttaagcttggggaggttGATTTCTCCATATTTTATGCATCTTTTGAGCTCATTTGTTGCACATTATCTGTGTATATCACGTTATATCATGTTCCATTGAGCCAATAACATGTCCATATGCATGATTTTCAGTTTTTATCCTTTTCACCTCAAGCATTGCATAATCTTTGTTCTTAGCGTGATGGCATTCTTCGTGGATTTTGTCCCTGTTTTTTCCCACGAATTCCTTGGCCATTAAGGGGTGATTTGGGAGAAGATTGGGCTCATCTAGAGCCCTTGGATCAAAGGGGAGATGCTACATCAAAGGAGGAGTCTATGGGAGAGCTCTTATATATTCACcctcaaccctagccaccgcctCCAACACATCATTTATATTGTTTGCCACTCATCATTGATCTCCACGTCCAACTGCCGCCACATCAAGAACACCATTGGGGCAACCAAAGAGGGAGACGAGAAGGGACCGCCGCCGCTGTGCCTCCTCCATCATCACCCCTTCTCCCCCCCCATCATGGTCTTTTTGATGGCTTGTAATAACTCTTGAATATGGGTCGGTCgattagtgtgtggttgtttgATATGTTTAGTCTATTTATGTGTGTTACTTTGTGTTGCTTATTTACCTATGCGGTAATTTAGTGATTGGAGACTTTCAATCCAAGTTTGAGACGTTCAACTCATATGAAGTAGATAGAGGATTTTGCAAACGATAAAACTGTGACGTGACATGTGGAGATATCTTGAGCGGAACACAATTACTCTAGGAATCACGGTTGTCCATCAAACTTAATGCCTTTGGCCGGTCCTCAAACTACGAGGACCTTAATATATTTGTGTTAGCCGCCTCGGGTATGGGACAAGAAGTAGGATGAATGAATTATCTCAATACAACACGTCTTGAGAGATAACATTATGTGAGGGACCGTCCTGCAACCGTAGATTATCATATCCTATGATGCAGGTACTGACTTAGCCACTATGTGGCATAGTCATAAAGCTTAACTTCATTCCATGCCTGTATCGAACGAGACTGTACCTAGATGCCAGCAGTCTCATCAAAAACATCACATACCTCTCTTAGTTTATTAACTTTGTTTAGTTTAGTATTTACATTTTTGTTCCTTCTAGCTTAGCTTAATTCCTTGTTTTTACCGTTTCTTAGCAACTTACTTAAGTGAGGTATTTCAAAACTCCGGTTTGGGTGTGAGCATGGTTGTGTTAGTGACAACATAGCTGCAAGGTTTGTGGTGCCATACTATTCACTCCCTATGGGATCGACAAACCTTATCACGAAATTGCTACATAGccatgtgcacttgcaggacatCAAGCTTTgtttggcgccattgtcggggagcatagcttttGCCTATTACTTCCCCGTTCACATTTATTTTACTTTTGTTTCTTGTAAAACCTGCTAATCATGTCTTCTGAGATGAATATCCAGGAAAATCTGAAAACTGCAATGTAGGAGAAGAGCAACAAGATTACAACTTTGGCTATTAAAAATGAGAAGATAAAAGAATGGATAGCACTACTGATCAGTGGGCACGAATTACATGTGATGAGAAATTTGTAACGTGCAAAGATTGTAAAATGGAAGGACACTACGCTTACCAATGTAAGTACAATGTTGATCCTATACTAGCAAGTTATACTAGGAGTGATATATGCAATGCTAGTATTGAAGTTCTTCAGTTATTACTTTATTATGGTATGGATGAAGTTTTACATTACATAGGTTACGCATGGATAAATAATATGGTGCTCatttttgtgttatataagttTTCCCTCTTTGTTTCCCCAATATTATGTGTGttgtttttttatttatctccccccctccccccctccttcACCCCATGTTTCTGGTTCACTTGAGCCTATCTTACAATCGGTTGCAATACCTTATGGGCAACAACTCACGGTCCCACCCCTCTTTTTTCAAAAAGATAACGGCTCGGATTAAGGATTTCTTTGGTGTGTCCGACACAATAATAATTTCTCTCTATTATATTAGCCAGAGGATGGATGTCAGGGACCCAACTGCAGATATGTCTCCAGCAGACAGAGACCGGGCCAAGTCAGTAAGGAAGAACGGCGTGGCCACCGGAGAGCCTCTTTCCACCAATCAGGGGCAGGGGCGCGTCGTCACCAGGCCAACTCGGCTCAGGCAACCAAACCGCAGGTTCGTGGGCCCGGAGTGGACAAATGCTACATAAACTGAAGGAAGCAATCGGTTCGGCATCCATTGGGATCAGGCATtggcacggcacggcacggcttcctttttgcttttgcttctccttttcctTTCCGCAAGACAAGTGAAACTATGTAATCTATTTTGTGAGTGTGAGAAACTAGATCGGGATCCTCGCCTAACATCGTGGTATCAGCTAGCCACCCaccacccctccgccgccgccgccgccccgccactaCCAGTTCACCGTGCTGGAAACTCGCCGCCGGAGGCAAGCGCGCGACACCCTCCTCACCACCATGGACCCGGCACTGAAGGCGCACCTTGACAAGATGAGCGACGATGCTGTCGCCCGCGCCAACAAGCAGGACGACGACAGCAAGGCCATCCTCAAGGCCGTGGCGACACAGACCGCCCGGATCGACGCCCTCATCTCCTGGAAGCCAGAGATGGAGGCACGATTCGCCCAGCTGGAGTCCTCTGTTGCCGCTCTCCAAGCCGCGTCAACATCGACCGCGCCATCCAGCGGATCCCCGCCGTCGGCAACCCCTCCCATGGTCGCGCGCGAGATCTAAGGGCAACCATGCCACGGCACGCCACTGCACCCCGGGGGACATCCGACGGTAACTCTCGAGTCACCGGCGGCTTCCCCGGTCATGGGTATGGCCTTGATCCAGTCCCCTAATTCTCCTTCGCTGTCCTCACAAGTGCTCGCGGCGATGGGGCAAGCACCACCATCGATCTCGTTTCCCAGCTTCGCTGGCGAGAATCAGCAGTTTTGGAGAACACTAGCAGAGCAATATTTTCAGATGTTTGGGGTTCAGGAATCCTATTGGGTACCCATGGCAATTCTAAATTTCTCGGGTCCAGCAGCTATTTGGTTGCAGTCTGTGCAGCGCAAGATCGTTGGTCTTGCGTGGGAATCGTTCACAGCGTTGCTGTGCACTCGATTCAGGCGTGACAAACACCAATCGCTGATTCGCCAGTTTTATGCTATCCGTCAGACTGAATCAGTTGCAGATTTCATTCAGCGATTTGAAACATTGATGAATCATATGATCTCTTATTCTGAACTGACACATCCGTATTTCTTTCTTACACGATTCATCGAGGGGCTCCGGGCGGATATTTGAGCGGTGCTCATTTAGAGACCGCCAGACCTCGACACAGCTTGTTCGCTTGCTttacttcaggaggaagtggctgATGGGGAGAACACCTTACGCTGTGCACCCATCCGCTCGCCAGCGCCGCGTTTGGTGGGAGTCAGTATGCCAAGTCTGTCGTTGAGCACTACCAGACCGTCAGTGCCTGCAACCAAAGCGGAAGATCATCAGGGCACCGAAGCAGCAAGGGCCGAAGCAGAAGGCAGTAAGATGGCAGCATTGCATTCTTTAAAGCATGCCCGAGGCTTGTGTTTTAAATGTGGCGAACGATGGGGCAAGGATCACACATGTCCTCCTACTGTGCAGATGCATGTAGTGGAGGAACTATTGGAGCTCTTTGCAAAAGAAGAGGTGTTAGTGGGAAACAATCACGAACCAAACGAGCTGGACGAAGACAACCTTTGCACCATTTCCAAGCAGGCGGTGGACGGGTCTGCCGGGCTGGGTGTGATGCAACTGCACGCATGTATTCAAGGGAAGGAAATGTCATTACTGGTTGACTCGGGCAGCTCCTCCTCATTTGTCGACCATCATATCACAGCCAAGCTATCGGGAGTGTGCAAACTGCCCAAGACATGCAGAGTTAAAGTGGCAGATGGTGTTGTGTTGAGCTGTGACAGCTTCATACCACAGTGCCAATGGACATCACAGGGGCATGATTTTATAATAGATTTCAAACTACTATCACTTGGAGCTTATGATGCTATCTTAGGGATGGAGTGGCTCAAGAAACACAACCCTATGAACATTGATTGGGAGGCGCAGCATATGACAGTTACAATGGAGGAAGGGCTGGTTGAATTGCAAGCAGTTACCAATGGTCAGCACAAGTGCGCTGCTATATCATCCCAAGAATTGTTAACGGCATGCAAGTAGGGCTCGGTAGCGTATGTGGTCCACCTAAATGCTGTGAGTGAGGCAGGGTTACAAGAGGAAGCCATTCCAGTAGAAATCCTCAGAGTCCTGGAACAATATACGGATGTTTTTGAGGAACCAAAAGGACTTCCACCCAGACGGGCTTGCGATCACAGAATTCCGCTCATGGAGGAGGTGCAACCTGTCAATCAACGACCGTACCATCACAAACAAGAGCTCAAGAATGAGATAGAGCGTCAAGTTAAAGAATTGCTCGATGCAGGCATCATCAGAGAAAGTACGAGCCCCTTTTCTTCACCTGCTCTTTTGGTGAAGAAGAAAGACGGTACATGGCGGCTGTGTGTGGATTACAGATGTCTGAACGCAATGACGATCGTCAGCAAGTATCCAGTTCCAATCATAGATGAACTGCTCGATGAATTGGTTGGAGCGAAATGGTTCTCTAAGTTGGATCTGCGTGCAGGGTATCACCAGATAAGATTGGCCGAAGGGGAGGAATACAAAACAGCCTTCACAACTCACTCGGGGCATTGGGAGTTCTTGGTCATGTCGTTTGGGCTCGCTGCGGCACCCCCAACTTTCATTGGAGCAGTCACTTGTGCCCTGCGGCCACTACTGCAAGAATGTGTCATTCTCTTCTTTGATGATATATTGGTTTTCAGCAAAACTCTGAAACAACATGTGGAACATCTCCGTCAGGTGCTGCAACTACTCCGAAGAGATCATTGGCAAGTCAAGCAATCCAAATGTGCTTTTGGGCAGCCGCAGATCGCCTATTTAGGACATGTTATAAGTGAATAGGGTGTGGCCACCGATCCAGCAAAGATAGAAACTGCCAGAAATTGGCCTGTGCCTGGCAACAACAAAGAGGTGTGCAGTTTCCTCGGTCTGGCCGGGTACTATAGGAAATTTGTCAAGCACTTCGGCATTATTGCAAGGCCACTTTTCAATTTGCTGAAAAGAACCACCCCTTTGTTTGGACAGCTGAAACAACCAAGGCATTCGAATTGCTGCAACAAAGTCTGATTTCAGCACCGGTTCTGCATCTACCAGACTTTTCCAAACAGTTTTTCATTGACACAGATGCGTGTGATTATGGGGTGGGAGCAGTGTTACAGCAGGCAGGACACCCGACCGCTTGTATGAGCAAACCATTGGCGCCCAAACACAGGGGCCTTTCCACTTACGAGAAGGAATGTTTGGCTATTCTCATGGCCGTAGAACAATGGCGTCCTTACTTGCAGAATGACGAATTTCTGATAAGAACAGATCAGCGTAGCTTGGTGCACCTGGATGATCAGCGGCTGTCGACAGTATGGCAACAGAAAGCATTTACCAAGCTTTTGGGACTGCGTTATAAGATCACCTACAAACATGGGACCACAAACAGTGCAACCGATGCTTTATCTCGTCGACACCATGAAGACGTTCAGTCCATGGTAGTCTCGGTCTGCCAACCATCTTGGATATTGAAGATATCAAGGCCAGTTATGCGAGTAACCCACATGCAAAGAAGCTTCTAGAGCAATTCTCTCAACAGGCGGACCCGAAAGGTTGCTTTTCAGTTGCCGAAGGACTGTTGTATTTCCGATAACAGCTATGGTTGGGCGGATCTCCAGCACTCCAACAAACCATGTTGCGTGCTTTTCATGATAGCACTGTGGGCGGGCACTCAAGTTTCCATGTGACGTATCGACGCCTCCGCAGGCTCTTTGCGTGGCTCAAGATGAAGCAGGACATCCGGCAGTATGTGCAGGCTTGTGTTGTTTGTCAGCAGGCTAAACCGGAGAGGGTTAAATATCCCGGGTTGCTCGAACCAATTCCACTTCCAGAGGGAGCCTGGCAAGTGGTGACAATGGACTTCATTGATGGCCTTCCCCAGTCAGGCAAAGCAAATTGCATCTTAGTGGTGGTGGATAAATTTACTCGCTATGCCCACTTTCTACCTCTCCAGCACCCGTTCACAGCAGCCAGGGTCGCTAGAGTGTATCTGGACAATGTATACAAACTCCATGGTCTACCCAAGGCCATCATATCGGACAGAGATCCAGTGTTCACCAGTAAATTTTGGCGCGAGCTGTTTGCTTGCATAGGGTCTGAATTGAAGATGAGCACTCCGTACcacccacaaacagatggacagtcAGAAAGAGTGAATCAGTGCCTCGAGATTTATTTGAGATGCTTTATCCATGCCTGCCCAAATCACTGGAGTCAGTTTCTTTCGTTGGCTGAATTTTGGTACAATGCCAGCTACCACTCGGCACTGGACATGTCTCTGTTTCAGGCATTGTATGGGCACGAGCCAAGACACTGGGGAATTGAAGCAGCATCGGTATGCAAAGTTCCAGCGCTAAAGGACTGGCTCGAGGAGCGCAAGATCATGCAACAAGTACTACGACAACACCTGCATAGAGCTCGACATATTATGAAAGTTCAAGCAGACAAGAAGCGCTCCGACAGGGAGTTTCAAGTGGGTGACGTTGTCTTTGTCAAGCTGCAGCCTTATGTACAATCATCGGTGCATCGACGAGCCAATCACAAGCTATCGTTCAGATATTTTGGCCCATTCCAGGTACTTCGCAAGATCAACCCAGTGGCGTATGAGCTAGCACTACCGCAGGAGTCGCGCATTCACcctgtcttccacgtctctcaactgcGTCAAGCGCTGGCACCAGGTACAACTGCATCGTCTACAATCCCGGTACCCCGTTCTGCTGAACTAATCCCAGTGGAGTTGTTGGACAAATGCTGGCGGCAAACACCAGCCGGCCGCCACAAGCAATACTTGGTGCGCTGGTCTGATTCGGAGCTGCTCGATGCCTCTTGGGAGGACGCCCTTGCACTGAAAGGCAGGTATCCGACTGTAGCAGCTTGGGGTCAAGCATGCTCTCAAGGAATAGGGGATGTCAGGGACCCAACTGCAGATATGTCTCCAGCGGACAGAGACCGGGCCAAGTCAGCAAGGAAGAATGGCGTGGCCACGGGAGAGCCTCTTTCCACCAATCAGGGGCAGGGGCGCGTCGTCACCAGGCCAACTCGGATCAGGCAACCGAACCGCAGGTTCGTGGGCCCGGAGTGGACGAATGCTACATAAACTGAAGGAAAGCAATCGGTTTGGCATCCATTGGGATAAGGCActggcacggcacggcacggctTCCTTTTTGCTTTTGTTTCTCCTTTTCCTTTCCGCAAGACAAGTGAAACTCTGTAATCTATTTTGTGAGTGTGAGAAACTAGATCGGGATCCCTCGCCTAACAATGGAGGATCCCGCTGCAATCAGGACACTGAAATTTTCTCCGTAGCGAGCATTGGCCTCAGTGCAAGTAACTATTTAAGTAAGAATATGTGGCCTGGTATACCTATGCACAATTGTGCAGCTAGCTTGTCACATGGATTAACTTATGATGACATATGAGTTCTTGTACTATAAAATCATACGTACATGCACACTGCATATGCAGAGACCACATAGATTTACATGTCACATAAACGCCTGCATTCCCACGTGTCCCTACAGTAGAGAACTGTAGCCCTCGATCGACCGCAATAATGCCTTCATCATTCCCTCGCTAACTCTCCTTACTACGCACACCAACATCAGACAGCTACGTACCTACCTAATACCTACGGGTCGAGTTTGAGCTATGCTTAGCCCAGCCTGCCGCCCTGCGCGAACGCTCGCAGTAGTGACGCAACAGTCGATGGTCAGACAGCGGGCCACCACTCACAACGACGGACGACGCCATTGCTCGAAACTCAAATGCCCTCGCTGCCCTCTGTAACCTAGCTATAGCATAGCACGCAGAAAAATCACTGGGAAAAACATACAAACAAAACGCGCGCGTACACATCGCACCCACACCCTATGCTAGCTCCActaataaatactccctccattcggaattatTTGTCgcgaaaatgaatgtatctagacatattttagttctagatacatccatttccaagacaagtaattccgaacggagggagtacctagctGCCTAGCTAGCTCACCAGTCACCACTCCCATATCTTTCAGCTTCCTGTGCACCCTTTCTCCATCACCAACCTTTGCTCtcccttctttcccttccctggctGGGCCTTCCCACTAAACCCATTGATGGATCGATGCATATGTACATCAGTGGGAATGGACACCATGCTGAGCTGAGCTTATATCAACATCGTTCGTATACCTATTACCTAGTCACTTCCAATATAGTCCATCTCATATTTCTCATGTgaaagaggaagaagagagtgctCGACCAAGGAGTAGAATCAACTGTAGTACCAGATCAAGAAGTAGATCTTGCTAGGAAGATATAAAGTACTCAAGTGCAGGCAGCTACTAGCGCTACTGCACTCGCCAATGTTGCCTTACCACCCTAACCCTCACGGCTTCTGGATCTCCCGAGAACCACCCGCGCAGGTGCCAAACCCTGCCAGCGGCTTCGCCGTGGCGCCTCCCGCGCATCTGGACCATCAGATTCAGCACTACGAccacttcttccccggccacggcaACCAGTTCAACTCCGAGACGCTGGAAGCGGTGCTCATGAGGCCGCGTccgccggctcctcctccggcggagATGCCGCCGGCTAACGAGGCAAGAACCGGCGCAGTGCAGGCCGCCGGCACCGGACACGCCAGGGCGAGGAAGCGGCCTTTCAGGACGGACCGGCACAGCAAGATCCGGACGGCACAGGGCGTCCGGGACCGCCGGATGCGGCTCTCCCTGGACGTCGCGCGTGACTTCTTCGCGCTGCAGGACCAGCTCGGCTTCGACAAGGCCAGCAAGACGGTGGACTGGCTGCTCACCCAGTCCAAGCCAGCCATCGACCGCCTATCCGAGTCCTCTCGGCTCAACGCCGCTAGAGCGGGAGAAGATGGCATGTCGTCGCTATCATCGGTGGAGCGTGAAGGCCGCCGGCTCAAGGAGACGGAGCTGGCTACCGGGTCGGGAAAGGGGGCAGCGGATGTGGAGAAGGCGATGAGGGCGAGGGGTGGTGGAACGTCGGTGCTCATGGAGCACAGACGCGAGATGAACGGCGGCCTCATGTCGGCTTCGATGACTGGTGGGGAGTACTACTACGACCTCGGCGAGATGATGTGCATCAACGCAGGAGAATGCGATGACGATGGCGAGTACGACGAAGACGGTGATTTCTTGGACGGTATGCAATACTAGTTCCAGCCTTCCAGGTACTAGCGATCGAGCAGCTTAATTAGGTCTTGATCTGCCGAGCGCATCATTGTCTTAGTTAATTATATTGCATGTGTACGGATCTACTACTCTCTTGGTACTATTTGCAAATCTCATTGTTTTGTCTTATGGTGCTATTTTTTCTTTGCTTTGAGGTGCCTCTTAAGATTTTCTTGAAGTCCATCGCTCTTTTTAATTTCATGCAACATCTGGCTTTCTTTCATGTCTTAATTTGGGAATTATTTTGTAAGATTTTGTTGAAGCTGATCATCTTAAGCTAGAGAGGGAGAAGCTAAATGGTTGGTTTGTTCACTGCGTTTATGCTCATAAGATGACAGTTTATGTAGATCAGCGAAGGTACTTCAGGTAAGGAGGATAGACAGAGCGTAGAAAAGTTCAGCACATGCAGTCAGCACTTTTATGATCAAACAAAAGAGTATCAGGAAACCGTATGCAAATATATAAAGAATTCGTAGTGTTTAGCCTGTTTAGGTCTGTACCTTCTTGACCTAGAATAAAGATGGTCTTcctcgcaaataaaataaaataaggatTGCCTATTTTTGCTAAGTTGTACTTTCTTTTCTACACAAAAGCTTTGCATCAGTAAAAGAAAATAAGTTCCATTTGGATATATATGTAACTCACTGGCTCAGTGTCCCTATGAGCCTAGCTAACATATACTCCATTTGGATGGTGTATATGAGTTATTAGTTGCAGTCTACAAAGTACATGGTTATCTGGAATATCTTTCCAGAAGCAATCATTTGCAAGTACACATTGTTTTGGATGGTTAGCTGGAGTTATACAAGAGCACGACAAAAGGGATAAATATCAGATTCTAAGTTTAAAAGATTTAGGACTGAAAAAGTTGGAAGTACAGGGATTAGTAACTAATATTTATGCAGTTCACAATTTTTATTTGTTTGATTTAGCTTCATTCGTCAACTGAAACTTAGTTTCATCCTAATGTAAATCAAGTTGATGTTGTGGCATCATGCATGATATATAGTATTCAGCTGCTAACATCATTACCAAAGGAGAATACCTTGCTATTTTCGTAATTATGACCCTGGTTTGGTGAAGCGAGGAATCTGAACCTGCTAACTATTAATTTCAGTTTTGGAAACTGAGAGATATGATTTGTAGGGTTAATAGGGTCATGTAAACACCCATATATCCAAAATATTTTTCCTACATATAGTTTGATTAGATTCTAGCTGAACACACTATTTGTTGCTTATGTTTGGAGGGTTTGGCATCTAATTTGTTGAAAAAAACTATAATTGAGTAATATATACAACATTTTGAACATTCTACATTTTAGGCAAGCTAAACAATGACATGTACAATTAGCAAAAAACATGAGCACACTTATATGTGAACTTTTCATGTATTTCATTAAATTTTAAAATAACTTACACTTACATATATACATTTACAGTATATAATTCAGGATCAACAACTCCATAGAAAATTATACCAGATTCATATCCCAATAGGTAATATAATTGAAATTAATATATACTTCTCGTTCATCTAGAAAACATTTATCTAATTAAGGATATTTTTCATAGACTGGAGCTAAATCTCCTATTTATTTCCTAAAAAGTATCTCCAAACACATCATGAATCCCAGCAAAGTGGTTTTGACAGTTCATCTACCATATAAAAAAAAAATGTGATTTACAATATTCATTGCTCTACATAAGTGTATCATGCTGGATAAAAAGGTTGTGCATGTGCGATCAGGATGAGACTTTCTTTCGGCCGTCAACCAAATCTAGCTCATAAGCATTCACGCAAGTACACGACTAATGTATATATGAGCTTTGTATTCGCTCATAGTGACTCGGCACTTACATATATTGCACTCTCAAAGTATATACTCTCCTCTTTTGATATACCACACGTATAAATATAATAGGCTATATGTATCTCTTTATCATTTTCAATATACTTCAATACTAATTCTAAAATGTCACAATTCTAGTATATTTGATGACATATTCATATGGAACATTGGGATTAACCTTGCACCATTTTCATGCACATAAAGGTGTATATAAAAGAATATTCAAAATATGGTTTCAAATGAAAGAGTTAATGGTGTTTAGTCTGGAGTATTATATTGCTATTGGAATATGTGTTTAAAGTTATATACCACATATCCGTTGGTAAATACATGACTTTCTAGAAAGcatgaagccaagtttggcaagTAATATATAAAAAGATCATGTCAGTAAAGGTGGAAAGA comes from Triticum aestivum cultivar Chinese Spring chromosome 5B, IWGSC CS RefSeq v2.1, whole genome shotgun sequence and encodes:
- the LOC123116158 gene encoding transcription factor TB1, encoding MLPYHPNPHGFWISREPPAQVPNPASGFAVAPPAHLDHQIQHYDHFFPGHGNQFNSETLEAVLMRPRPPAPPPAEMPPANEARTGAVQAAGTGHARARKRPFRTDRHSKIRTAQGVRDRRMRLSLDVARDFFALQDQLGFDKASKTVDWLLTQSKPAIDRLSESSRLNAARAGEDGMSSLSSVEREGRRLKETELATGSGKGAADVEKAMRARGGGTSVLMEHRREMNGGLMSASMTGGEYYYDLGEMMCINAGECDDDGEYDEDGDFLDGMQY